TCTCACTGATACTGTGGTGGGTGGCAAAGAGTTGGAGGAATCGTTCTGGTCCGCTCTTGGTTCCACCTTTGCAAGTTACGCAACAGACGAGATAACCTCAGACCAGTTGAACGATACTGTCAATTTGATCCTCATTGGAGCGATAGGAGCTGCAGGCTCCGCCATCGCTGGCGGCGACCCGATACAGGGAGCCTTTAGTTCCATCATCGCCGAGCTGGCAGAGCAGATCAAGGCTCCGGAGTTGACGGAGGAGCAGAAAGAGCGGGATGGACCGAAGGCAAAGCTTTCAAGTTGTTCGTATGACGATGACTGTCCTGGCTCAGATGGCTTTAGGCGGTTGACAGATAGCGAAATAGCTCAAAAAGTCCCAGAGTTACCTGCTCTTTTGCAGGACAACGACACAGGCATGACTACGCAGGTGTTTTTCAACGAAAAAATGAAAGAGTTGGTAGCGGTTTATCGTGGCTCAGATGAAATGAAAGACTTTTCATCAACGAATATTTCACAATACTTTGGGGCTTCTCCAGGGCAATATGCCATGTTAAATGAGCAAGTTAAGCTTCTTGATAGATTAAGATTTGAACTTAAAGCCGACAAGGTTACTGCTACTGGGCACTCTCTTGGTGGTGGTATGGCCATTGCGGCTGCTTCCACAGAATATGTTGCCAGTGCAGTGGTATTCAATCCTGCTGGGGTCCACGATAACACCTACACTGCAATTGGGGGAGATGTGAACAAAGTGCACGATAACGTCATATCCTATTCGAGTAGAGGCGATATGTTGACGAATCTCCAAGATATGCTGAGCTTCATGCTTCCAACTGCGATAGGCGAAAGATATGTCGTTGAAGCTGGTGGAATCCACGGAATAGAATCCATGTTGTCAGAATTTGATACGCCAACGCAACCGTAAATAAAAATCGTTATGAACATAATAATCAATGTGGCAATGTTATTGGCAAGCCTTTTCCTGCTCAACGCATGCGAAGGGATGTCGGCTGTTACAAAGGTTGCGATGCAGCAACTGCCCAAAAAAGAGATTCGAATTTCCGATCTTTTCCCAAGTGACAGTATGGCCCAAAAGTTGGCTGTTGCTGCTTCAGAAGGCGACCTTAAAAAAGTGGATGAACTTATCGCACATGGGGCGAACCCAAATGCTGTTGGCAAACACGGCATCACGGTTATTGGGTGGCTACTCTACCATCCCAATAAAGCTGGGCTCAAACGTCTCTTTGAGCATGGCGCAGACCCCAATGCCATTTGGGATAAGTGGGACGAACAACGAAGATGGGAATGGTCATTTATTCATTTAGCGACTGAATTGTCTTCAAAAATTGGCATAGATTATCTTCAAATGGCATTAGATGTGGGCGGAAATCCTAATTTGATTGTACGTAACTTGTACTCGCGTCCAATCTCTAGAGCAGTAGATATAAAATATTTTAAATCCTTTTGTGCTCTATACTATGCTGGGGCTGAATTGGATTTCGACGATTATATTTTTAGCATTGAACTCTTAGAATATTCAAAAGTATCACGCAATTATGAATTGACTTTTTTTTTGCTTGAGCATGGAGCAGACTATATGAACGGTGATCCATTTGACTGGGCAAAGGAATTTGCAAGAGAGAATTGCATTTCTGGACCCATATCAAACATATGGGGATATTTTTTATACGATATCTTACATCGAGAAAAGTCTATTGAGAACATGTGGTTCTGGCGCTGCATCGATTTCCTTGAAAAGAAAGGAATGGATTTCGCTGTTCCCGCTGATGTTGAAAAGCTGCGTCCGAAAATCCTAGATGCTAAGCCAACTGCTTATGAGCTTGAAATCGAAAAACTGAAGCTGAAAGAGGAGAATATTGATGCTTCGTAATTTCACGAGTCTTGTAATCGTTTTGCTTGTTTCATCTATAAGTGCGCCCGACGCCGTGAGTGCTGATTTGTCACAGGTGAAAACCATTACCCAAGTGGTCAAACTCTACCAAGGCGTCCTCTCCTATCCCCCGCCCATGTGGGTGAATGGTGTCAAAGACCTTGGCAACTCGGAGTTCTTTCGGAATCAGCAAAACAATCTATTCGCACTTGAACAGATCCCCAAAGGCCAGAATTTCGAAAGCTGGTCGAATCTTTACGGTGTGTACGGCTTCTACCTACCGAAATACGACATGAAACGCTTCCTAGACGAATCCCTCAATGCACTCGCCCTTGGCTGCAAGGTGCAAGGAAAGTCAAAAATAGTCAGCGCCGAAGGCGGCGCGATCATCATGACCTATTTTTGCAGCGACCTTCAGGATCCGCTGGTCGTGGACGGTTGCAATACCGAAAGCGGTTTCCTCTTTCTGAGTCAGGTCGATCAATCTTTTGCCAAGGTCTACATGGCATGGCGCGCGAAGAAGGAGGACATGAAGACGGATAAGTGGCCCATGAATGAGGAAACCGCAACCAAGGCTGTGGAGCGAATGAAAAAGATACGATATTTCAAGGCAGAATGACATCAATACACCAGTGAAAGCCCGCCTCCCCCTGCGGGGCTTTTTTTGTTTTTTGACATAACCACCACCTCCACACAACTCCGACGCTGGCGGGTAGATTGATCTCAAGGCCGGTGACAGCGTCATCCTTCAATCGGCGCGCATCACCTCCGGCGACGAGACCTCGATTACCACCGAGAGCGGACAGGTCGCCATGCTGGTGAGCAAGGACAGCCAATACTAACGTCTCGTCCGATATGGGCTTTCTGGCTTGGTCCTCTTCCGACAAGGGGACGCAGGACGAAACGGTTCAGCACACGGAGATATCAGCCAGGAAGCTGAGTATCACCACGGCGAACGGGGTCGTGGTCCAATACAGGCAGACTGGAAACGTCCGTCAGGACATAGAGCAGCTCGCGCAGGCCCCTGGTTTGGGCTGGATGGGCGAGCTTCTCAAGCGCGACGACGTCAACTGGCAGGCCGTGCAGGAAGCCCACGATAAATGGGCGCATGAGGACAGCGGTATCGGCGGGCCGGGCGTGCAACTGGTGGCCCTGGCCGTGGCTGTGCGCTGACGGTGACCGGGGTGGGAGCAGCCTTCGCGACATGGGCGACAGGCATCAACACTGCAACAGGTGCAGCGGCAACGGCCGCGACTGCAAGTGCCACGGCGGGAGCAACGACGGCCGCGAGTCTGACGGCAACGCAACTGGCCGTGCACTCCGCTGTGGCAGCGGGTTTCAACTCGCTTGTCAGCCAGGCCGCCGTGCAACTTATCGTCAATGAAGGCGACGTTGGCGCGGTGCTCAAGGCCATGGCGACCGAGGATACAGTCCGCTCCTTGGCCACGGTCATGCTGGCGGCGGGCCTGACGAGCGGGCTCATGAGTGCGACGGACGCGGCCAATGATCCTGGCCTGCTGAGTCAGGCAGAGGACATGACCGCAACCATGAAAGTTCTCAGCACGACTCTGCAACGTACGGCCATTCAGGCGGGCGTGTCGGCAGGCGTGAACACCGCCATAAATGGTGGAGATTTGGGACAGAACCTTACGAACAGTCTGCGCACCGCCGCCGTGATCACTCTTGGGGCGCAGGTTGCCGGAGAAATCGGTGCGGCCTACCGGGAAGGTGATCTCAACTACGTTACGCACAAGATAACCCATGCTGCCTTGGGCGCAGCCATGGGTGAGGCGTTAAGCGGCGATGCGGCAGCCGGGGCCATTGGCGCCGTGGTCGGCGAGATGACGGCCGAGGCTTTTGTCCAGCGATTCGTTTACAGTCAGATTGATAATCCTGAAGCCCTGATGAATCTGACGGATGAGGAAGCGCTCCAACTGAAGGCTGATCTCGTCCGGCTTGAGTCCTCCGGCGTGGACATGGGCAGGCTTGCCGCGGGCATTGCCGCCGCCGTTGCGGAAAGGGATATCGATACGGCCGCTACGACCGGCGGCAATGCGGCTGAAAACAACGCATTTTTTGTGATTCCGGTGCTCCTTGAATTCATGGACAAAGGGCTCCAGGCGTACGATGCGTACCGACTTGCCAAGGCCATTGATGCGGGCGATACGGACGAGGCAACCGACATAGCTGCCGAAATCGCCCTTGGTGCTGCAACAGACGCCATCCCGGCCAACGTGATCGCCATCAAGATTGGCATCGCAGTCAAGAAATTCGGCCTTGCCGGACTGGGTGCGAAGATTGTTGGGAAGTTTGGGGATGAGGCGGTCGGGGTTGCTGCCTTGAAGATTGCTGACAAGTTGCCTTCCTCTTTTGGGCATACTGCGGATGATTTGTTGAAAAATGCTGTTACTCCGAACGAATATGGAATATCTCCGATAGCGAGGGCAATTGATAAGCATTCTTCGCGTCCAGGCAGCGTGTATGAAGCGGTCAAAGGCAGCCCTTACGAAAAAAATATTGCGGGTCAAAAGCTTGTTGAAAACATTATGAATAATCCAGATTCAGTTGTATTCTCTAAAAATACAGGTCGATTTGGCCCTGTTATAGATATTGTTTCGCCTGATGGACGAACTCTGCGTTTTGATATTAATGGTAAATTTGTAGGAGTATTGGAGCCATAGTATGATAAAAATTAGTATCGCAAGTGTTCCTGATAGAGAAAAAGTCGTGGCAGAATTGTGGATAAAAAATTACCAATTGGCGGAAATTTCAAAAGAGCAAGAAGAGGTTCTTGTTGAGTTCTTTTGTTATCCCGATATAAAATGGAGTGAAATACCTTTGCTGGAATTAATTGAAAAATTGCAGGAAGCAAACAACAAGCTATCTTGACTATCTGCGGGTCTGAAAAGAGTCGAGCAGGTCAATTATGAACTACTACACCTTATCGTCCATAAATTTTAAGCTAAAACTATGTTTAATTTTATTGACAAATATAAAGAAAATGCTCTTCAGCGTGGAGGATTGTTATTATTCTCGCCGCAAGATGCAATCGAAATAGTAAAGGAATTAGAGAAGAAATCCATAAAAATTCTAGGTCTTGATGCTTTTCAAGTTACCATAAATACTACACAGCCTTTTATGGAACACGGTATCGACTTGTCGAATCAAGATTTTGCATGGAAAGCGGCAATTGAATTTCTTGAAAGAAGGAAAGGTAGCGGATTTGTATTTGAAATAATTACCGATGAATAAGCGAGCAAAAGGCGTCGGGGCACCATCGGGAGGAACGGGGTCTCTTGAATTCAACCGAAATCCACGACGCGAATTCGAATGCCACATCCGAATGGGCATAGGTTCCGCCGTAACGTCCGGCTTTGGACACAATCCCGATCGCGCCAGTTTGGTCAATCCACTGTTTCGGAGTGAGCGTGAAGCTGTTCAGCCCGGCCTGTTTTTTAATCCCGTCGAATTCGACGGGATTAAAACTGGGGTTGTGGAGCTGCTGCTCTCATATCAGGCAACAAAATTCCCATTGTCATACACACACTACCCGTATGCATTGCATACAACTACCCATAGTCGATACAACTCTGAACATTTGGCAGCAGCTATCCGCCTGTCATAAATGAATTCGATCTTGTACGCCTGATCCGGCAAGCACCCGTTTAAAAGGGCTTCCGGACTGAATGTTTCCATCACCCCGTCTTCCTCTTCCCCTTCAGCCACGGGGCCGACACGGCGCACAGTCTGGAAGGAAGAAACGCCCTGCCGGGTCGGGTCCGGTAGGGCGTTTGCTATTCGTTGCGCAGGAAAGGCGCGGCCTTTCTGCCCAGCACACGCCAGGTGCCGAGCAGTCCCATGAACAGCGACACCCCGACACCGGCCAGCACGGTCAAAAAGCCCATGGCAAGGTCCGGAATGAACTGCATGCGCAGCAGGCCCTGGACCACGCCCCAGGCCGTGAGCGAACCCAGCGCCAGGCTGCCAAGGCCGGTGAACAGTCCGGCCAGGGAGAACTCGGCCACGAGGATGGCCAGGATGTCGCGCCTGGTCGCGCCGCAGACCTTGTAGATGACGCTGTCGTAGATGCGCCGGTGCTGGTCCGCCGAGAAGGCTCCGGCCAGCACCAGAAACCCGACCAGCAGCGCCACGCCGGCCATGACCTGGAAGATGCGCACCGTGCGGGTCAGGATCAGGGCCGCGTTGTCGAGCACCTCGCGAATGGTGATCACGGCCACCTCTGGAAAGGCCTGAGTTGCACGGGCATAAAGGGCCTCCGTGTCGTCCACGCCGTAGGCCGCCCCGAGCCAGGTCTGAGGAGCGGCGTCAAGGGTTCCGGGCGAGAAGATGATGGCGAACTGCATGGCCAGGGTCCGCCAGTCGACCTCGCGGATGCTGGCGATGGTCCCGGTCAGGTTCCGGCCGAGCACATTGACGGTCAAGGTGTCGCCAAGGTCAACCCCGAAGCCTTCGGCCAGGTCGGAAGTCAGGGAAATGAGCGGCGGACCGGCATACCCCTTCTCCCACCACTTGCCCCGCACGAGGGTGCTGCCGCGCGGAAAATCCTCGCTGTAGGAGAGCCCCCGGTCCCCGCGCACCGCCCAGGAAACCTCCTCGGCCACGGTGGCGTTCTCCACCGGCGTGTCGCCGATGCGCACGATGCGCCCCCGGATCATGGGGCGCAGGTCCAGCCGCGACAGACCGGGAGTATCGAGAGCCAGGGCGCGAAACCTCTCGACCTGGTCGGGACGGATATCCATGAAGAAGAAGTCCGGGGCCTCTTCGGCCAGTTCGGCGGTCAGCGCCCTGGTCAGGCTGGAATTGACCATGACCACGGCCACCAGGGCCGTGAGTCCGAAGCCCAGGGCAAAGACCAGGCTCACGCCTGGCGAGCCCGGGCGATGAATGTTGGCCACGCCGATGCGGGCGCTGGGCCAGGGCAATCGCGGCGCCTTGGCCGCCAGCCAGCGAATGATCCGGGCCAGCCCCTTGAACAGCACGAAGGCCATGATGGTCCCGCCCACAAACCATGCCGAGAGCTTGTTGTTGCCCGCGAACCAGAAAACCATCAGAGCCAGCAAGGCAAAGGCGGCGGCCGTGGGCAGGATTGCCGCGCGGGGAATGCGCGCCATGTCGGCTGAGACGTAACCTCGGAAAATACCCGAAGGCCGCACCATGACGGCGCGAAAGAGAGGCGGCATGGAGAAGGCCAGGGTCGTGACCAGTCCAAAGAGAGCGGCCTGGATCAGGGGGGCGAAATAAATTCCGCTGCGGACCTGGATGGGCAGGACGTCGGAAAAGAATCGTCCGGCCAGCCAGGGCACAAGGCTCCCGGCCAGCATTCCGGCGCAGGCGCCGACAAAGCCCAGAAAAAGGACCTGCGTCAGGTAGGAAACAAACAGTACGCCGCTTGAGCCGCCCATGCATTTCATGGCGGCCATGTGGTTGAGCCGCCCGCCCAGATACCCGCGTACCCCGCCCGCGATCCCGAGCCCCCCGACCAGAAGCGCGCCCAGCCCAACCAGGGTCAGGTCCACACTCAGGCGCTCCAGCACCGTGCGGATGCGCGGCGCGGCGTGAATGTAGTCGCGCACCCGCCAACCCGAATCGGGATAGGAGTCGCGGATCCGACCGACCACCTGTTCGGCATCTCCGCCATCGAGACGCAAAAGATATTCGGCGCGAAAAAGGCTGCCCGGCTGGGTCAGGCCGGTTTGCCCGAAGGCCCCGGCGGAAACCATGAGCCGGGGTCCCAGGCTGAAGAACTCGACCACGCGGTCCGGCTCGCGCTCGATGATCCCGCGCAGGATGAAGCGCACATCACCAACGCGAATTTCATCCCCCACGGCAATCTGAAGTCTGGTAAAAAGCCCCCGGTCGGCAACGGCTCCGGGCAGACCGTCCCTGACGGCAAGCAGCTCCTGCAACTGCGCGCCGCCTTCAAGCTCCATGCTACCGTACAGGGGGTAGAGAGCGTCCACGCCCTTGAACTCGATCAGTGCGGAACGGGTGGACCCATGCGGAGCTTCGGCGCGGGCCATGGTCCGCGTGGATAGGGTCCGGCTCAATTCACCGAAACCGCCGAGATATACCACTTCGTCTTCGCTAAGATCCCGTGAGGTGAGGGTCACGCTCACGTCTCCGCCGAGTATGGCCTTGGCGTCACCAGCCAGCCCGGCCTCGAGGGCGCGCCCCAGAGAGCCCACGGCGCTGATGGCCAGAACGCCCAGAAAAAGACAGCCCAGAAAGACGCCGAAACCGCGCAGGCCGCCCCGCAGCTCGCGGCGGCAAAGCGTCAGGGCCAAATGCAGGTCTTTGGCACCCATCATGCCTCCATGCGCCCGGAGTGCATGGTGGCCACCCGGTCGCAACGTTCGGCCAACGAGCGGTCATGAGTGACCAGGACCAGGGTCGCATTCTCTTCGGCCTGCAGAGTGAAGAGCAGCTCCATGACCCGCGCCCCGGTCTCTTCGTCCAGGTTGCCCGTAGGCTCGTCGGCAAGGATGATCCGCGGCCGTGCGGCAAAGGCCCGGGCCAGGGCCACGCGCTGCTGCTCGCCGCCCGAGAGCTGCGAGGGGTAATGGCCGCCGCGATGCCCGAGGCCGACCTGCTCCAACGCTTCCATGGCCCGACTGCGGGCCTTTGGATGATGGGCGAATTCCAGGGGCAAGGCCGCGTTTTCAAGCGCCGTCATGGTCGGAATGAGATGAAAGGCCTGAAAGACGATGCCCAGATGCTCACGCCTGAAGCGTGACAGCTCGTCCTCGGTCAGGGCGGTCAGGTCCACCCCGGCCACCTGTACCTGGCCCAGCGTCGGCCGCTCCAGCCCGGCCATGAGCATGAGCATGGTCGTCTTGCCCGAACCGGAAGGGCCTACCACGGCCAGGGTCTCGCCCTGGGAAACCCGCAGGTTGACCCCGCTCAATATGTTGACCGGCCCCGAGCCGGCGGTTAGCGTCAAATGAACGTCAGAGAGTACAACAGAAGAGGAAACATTCATGTCATCCATCCTTGTATGGAGTATCACCTGGGCCGTGGCCCTGATCATTTTA
The Deltaproteobacteria bacterium HGW-Deltaproteobacteria-18 genome window above contains:
- a CDS encoding filamentous hemagglutinin produces the protein LTDTVVGGKELEESFWSALGSTFASYATDEITSDQLNDTVNLILIGAIGAAGSAIAGGDPIQGAFSSIIAELAEQIKAPELTEEQKERDGPKAKLSSCSYDDDCPGSDGFRRLTDSEIAQKVPELPALLQDNDTGMTTQVFFNEKMKELVAVYRGSDEMKDFSSTNISQYFGASPGQYAMLNEQVKLLDRLRFELKADKVTATGHSLGGGMAIAAASTEYVASAVVFNPAGVHDNTYTAIGGDVNKVHDNVISYSSRGDMLTNLQDMLSFMLPTAIGERYVVEAGGIHGIESMLSEFDTPTQP
- a CDS encoding ABC transporter, whose translation is MNVSSSVVLSDVHLTLTAGSGPVNILSGVNLRVSQGETLAVVGPSGSGKTTMLMLMAGLERPTLGQVQVAGVDLTALTEDELSRFRREHLGIVFQAFHLIPTMTALENAALPLEFAHHPKARSRAMEALEQVGLGHRGGHYPSQLSGGEQQRVALARAFAARPRIILADEPTGNLDEETGARVMELLFTLQAEENATLVLVTHDRSLAERCDRVATMHSGRMEA